The Streptococcus mitis genome has a segment encoding these proteins:
- the comA gene encoding peptide cleavage/export ABC transporter ComA, which translates to MKFGKRHYRPQVDQMDCGVASLAMVFGYYGSYYSLAHLRELAKTTMDGTTALGLVKVAEEIGFETRAIKADMTLFDLPDLTFPFVAHVLKEGKLLHYYVVTGQDKDSIHIADPDPGVKLTKLSRERFEEEWTGVTLFMAPSPNYKPHKDQKNGLLSFIPILVKQRGLIANIVLATLLVTLINIVGSYYLQSIIDTYVPDQMRSTLGIISIGLVIVYILQQILSYAQEYLLLVLGQRLSIDLMNGVADVVVADGFTDANSIIDALASTILSIFLDVSTVVIISLVLFSQNTNLFFMTLLALPIYTVIIFAFMKPFEKMNRDTMEANAVLSSSIIEDINGIETIKSLTSESQRYQKIDKEFVDYLKKSFTYSRAESQQKALKKVAHLLLNVGILWMGAVLVMDGKMSLGQLITYNTLLVYFTNPLENIINLQTKLQTAQVANNRLNEVYLVASEFEEKKTVEDLSLMKGDMDFKQVSYKYGYGRDVLSDINLTIPQGSKVAFVGISGSGKTTLAKMMVNFYDPSQGEISLGGVNLNQIDKKALRQYINYLPQQPYVFNGTILENLLLGAKEGTTQEDILRAVELAEIREDIERMPLNYQTELTSDGAGISGGQRQRIALARALLTDAPVLILDEATSSLDILTEKRIVDNLMALDKTLIFIAHRLTIAERTEKVVVLDQGKIVEEGKHADLLAQGGFYAHLVNS; encoded by the coding sequence ATGAAATTTGGGAAACGTCACTATCGTCCGCAGGTGGATCAGATGGACTGCGGTGTAGCTTCATTAGCCATGGTTTTTGGCTACTATGGTAGCTATTATTCTTTGGCTCACTTGCGAGAATTGGCCAAGACAACCATGGATGGGACAACGGCTTTGGGCTTGGTCAAGGTGGCAGAGGAAATTGGTTTTGAGACGCGAGCAATTAAGGCGGATATGACGCTCTTTGACTTGCCAGATTTGACTTTTCCTTTTGTTGCCCATGTGCTTAAGGAAGGGAAACTGCTCCACTACTATGTGGTGACTGGGCAGGATAAGGATAGCATTCATATTGCCGATCCAGATCCCGGGGTGAAGTTGACTAAACTGTCACGTGAGCGTTTTGAGGAAGAATGGACAGGAGTGACTCTTTTTATGGCACCTAGTCCAAACTATAAGCCTCATAAGGATCAAAAAAATGGCCTTCTCTCTTTTATCCCTATATTAGTGAAGCAGCGTGGCTTGATTGCTAATATCGTTTTGGCAACACTCTTGGTAACCTTGATTAACATTGTGGGTTCTTATTATCTGCAGTCTATCATTGATACCTATGTGCCAGATCAGATGCGTTCGACGCTGGGGATTATTTCTATTGGGCTGGTCATCGTCTATATCCTCCAGCAGATCTTGTCTTACGCTCAGGAGTATCTCTTGCTTGTTTTGGGGCAACGCTTGTCGATTGATTTGATGAATGGCGTTGCGGATGTTGTCGTGGCAGATGGTTTCACGGATGCTAATAGTATCATCGATGCGCTAGCTTCGACCATCCTTTCGATTTTCCTAGATGTGTCAACGGTTGTCATTATTTCTCTTGTTTTATTTTCACAAAATACCAATCTCTTTTTCATGACCTTATTGGCACTTCCTATCTACACAGTGATTATCTTTGCTTTTATGAAGCCGTTTGAAAAGATGAATCGGGACACCATGGAAGCCAATGCGGTGCTGTCTTCTTCTATCATTGAGGACATCAACGGTATTGAGACTATCAAGTCTTTGACCAGTGAAAGTCAGCGTTACCAAAAGATTGACAAGGAATTTGTGGATTATCTGAAGAAATCCTTTACCTATAGTCGGGCAGAGAGTCAGCAAAAGGCTCTGAAAAAAGTGGCCCATCTCTTGCTCAATGTCGGCATTCTCTGGATGGGGGCTGTTCTGGTCATGGATGGCAAGATGAGTTTGGGGCAGTTGATTACCTATAATACCTTGCTTGTTTACTTTACCAATCCTTTGGAAAATATCATCAATCTGCAAACCAAGCTTCAGACAGCGCAGGTTGCCAATAACCGTTTAAATGAAGTGTATCTAGTAGCTTCGGAGTTTGAGGAGAAGAAAACGGTTGAGGATTTGAGTTTGATGAAGGGAGATATGGACTTTAAGCAGGTTTCCTACAAGTATGGCTATGGTCGAGACGTCTTGTCGGACATCAATTTGACTATTCCGCAGGGTTCTAAGGTGGCTTTTGTGGGGATTTCGGGGTCAGGTAAGACGACATTGGCCAAGATGATGGTTAATTTTTACGATCCAAGTCAGGGAGAGATTAGTCTGGGTGGTGTCAATCTCAATCAGATTGATAAAAAAGCCCTGCGCCAGTATATCAACTATCTGCCTCAACAGCCCTATGTCTTTAACGGAACGATTTTGGAGAATCTACTTTTGGGAGCCAAGGAGGGGACGACTCAGGAGGATATTTTACGGGCAGTCGAATTGGCAGAGATTCGGGAGGATATCGAGCGCATGCCACTGAATTACCAGACAGAATTGACTTCGGATGGAGCAGGAATTTCAGGTGGGCAACGGCAGCGAATTGCTTTGGCACGTGCTCTCTTGACAGATGCACCGGTCTTGATTTTGGATGAGGCGACCAGCAGTTTGGATATTTTGACAGAGAAGCGAATTGTCGATAATCTCATGGCTTTAGACAAGACCTTGATTTTCATCGCCCACCGTTTGACTATTGCTGAGCGGACAGAGAAGGTTGTTGTCTTGGATCAGGGCAAGATTGTTGAAGAAGGAAAGCATGCTGATTTGCTTGCACAGGGTGGCTTTTACGCCCATTTGGTCAATAGTTAG
- the comB gene encoding competence pheromone export protein ComB, giving the protein MKPEFLESAEFYNRRYHNFSSRVVVPMSLLLVFLLGFATVAEKEMSLSTRATVEPSRILANIQSTSNNRILVNHLEENKLVKKGELLVQYQEGAEGVQAEAYASQLDMLKDQKKQLEYLQKSLQEGENHFPEEDKFGYQATFRDYISQAGSLRASTSQQNETIASQNAAASQTQTEIGTLISQTEAKIRDYQTAKSAIETGASLASENLAYSLYQSYKSQGEENPQSKAQAVAQVEAQLSQLESSLATYRVQYAGSGTQQAYASGLSSQLESLKSQHLAKVGQELTLLDQKILEAESGKKVQGNLLEKGKITASEDGVLHLNPETSDSTMVAEGALLAQLYPSLEKEGKAKLTAYLSSKDVARIKVGDSVRYTTTHDAKNQLFLDSTITSIDATATKTEKGNFFKIEAETNLTSEQAEKLRYGVEGRLQMITGKKSYLRYYLDQFLNKE; this is encoded by the coding sequence ATGAAACCAGAATTTTTAGAAAGTGCGGAGTTTTATAATCGACGTTACCATAATTTTTCCAGTCGGGTGGTTGTACCCATGTCCCTTCTGCTCGTGTTTTTGCTTGGCTTTGCAACTGTTGCAGAGAAGGAGATGAGTTTGTCCACCAGAGCGACTGTTGAGCCTAGTCGTATCCTGGCAAATATCCAGTCAACTAGCAACAATCGCATTCTTGTTAATCATTTGGAAGAAAATAAGCTGGTTAAAAAGGGAGAACTGTTGGTTCAATATCAAGAAGGGGCAGAGGGTGTCCAAGCGGAGGCCTATGCTAGTCAGTTGGACATGCTCAAGGATCAAAAAAAGCAATTGGAGTATTTGCAGAAGAGCCTACAAGAAGGGGAGAACCACTTTCCAGAGGAGGATAAGTTTGGCTACCAAGCCACCTTTCGTGACTACATCAGCCAAGCAGGTAGTCTTAGGGCTAGTACATCGCAACAAAATGAGACCATCGCGTCCCAGAATGCAGCAGCTAGTCAAACCCAAACCGAAATCGGCACCCTCATCAGTCAAACAGAGGCTAAAATTCGCGATTACCAGACAGCTAAGTCAGCTATTGAAACAGGTGCTTCCTTGGCCAGTGAGAATCTAGCCTACTCTCTCTACCAGTCCTACAAGTCTCAGGGCGAGGAAAATCCGCAATCTAAGGCACAAGCAGTTGCGCAGGTTGAAGCACAGCTTTCTCAGTTAGAATCTAGTCTTGCTACTTACCGTGTCCAGTATGCAGGTTCAGGTACCCAGCAAGCCTATGCGTCAGGTTTAAGCAGTCAATTGGAATCTCTTAAATCACAACACTTGGCTAAGGTTGGTCAGGAATTGACCCTTCTAGACCAGAAAATTTTGGAGGCAGAATCGGGTAAGAAGGTTCAGGGAAATCTTTTAGAAAAGGGGAAAATTACGGCGAGTGAGGATGGGGTGCTTCACCTTAATCCTGAGACTAGTGATTCTACTATGGTAGCAGAAGGTGCCTTATTAGCTCAACTCTATCCGTCCTTGGAAAAAGAAGGGAAAGCCAAACTCACAGCTTATCTTAGTTCAAAGGATGTAGCAAGGATCAAGGTCGGTGATTCTGTTCGTTATACTACGACTCATGATGCCAAGAATCAACTTTTCCTAGATTCTACTATTACAAGTATTGATGCGACAGCTACTAAGACTGAAAAAGGGAATTTCTTTAAAATCGAGGCGGAGACTAATCTAACTTCGGAGCAGGCTGAAAAACTTCGGTACGGGGTGGAAGGTCGCCTGCAGATGATTACGGGCAAGAAAAGTTACCTACGTTATTATTTAGATCAATTTTTGAACAAAGAGTAA
- the purC gene encoding phosphoribosylaminoimidazolesuccinocarboxamide synthase — protein MSKQLIYSGKAKDIYTTEDENLIISTYKDQATAFNGVKKEQIAGKGVLNNQISSFIFEKLNAAGVATHFVEKLSDTEQLNKKVEIIPLEVVLRNYTAGSFSKRFGVDEGIAFETPIVEFYYKNDDLDDPFINDEHVKFLKIADDQQIAYLKEETRRINELLKAWFAEIGLKLIDFKLEFGFDKDGKIILADEFSPDNCRLWDADGNHMDKDVFRRGLGELTDVYEIVWEKLQGLK, from the coding sequence ATGTCAAAACAATTGATCTATTCGGGAAAAGCTAAAGATATCTATACAACTGAGGATGAAAATCTTATTATTTCAACTTACAAGGACCAGGCGACTGCTTTCAATGGTGTTAAGAAGGAGCAGATTGCAGGCAAGGGAGTATTGAATAATCAGATTTCATCTTTTATTTTTGAGAAATTAAATGCGGCTGGTGTGGCGACTCACTTTGTGGAGAAACTTTCAGATACGGAACAACTCAATAAAAAGGTGGAAATCATTCCTTTGGAAGTCGTGCTTCGCAATTATACTGCTGGCTCCTTTTCAAAACGTTTTGGTGTAGACGAAGGAATCGCATTTGAGACTCCAATTGTAGAATTTTACTATAAAAATGATGATTTGGATGATCCCTTTATCAATGACGAGCATGTGAAATTCCTTAAAATTGCGGATGACCAGCAGATTGCTTACTTGAAGGAAGAAACGCGTCGTATCAATGAGCTCTTGAAAGCTTGGTTTGCTGAGATTGGTCTTAAATTGATTGACTTTAAGTTAGAGTTTGGTTTTGACAAGGATGGCAAGATTATCTTGGCAGACGAATTTTCACCAGATAACTGCCGACTTTGGGACGCTGACGGTAACCACATGGATAAGGATGTTTTCCGTAGAGGTCTCGGAGAATTAACAGACGTTTACGAGATTGTCTGGGAGAAATTGCAGGGTTTGAAATAA